The Coleofasciculus chthonoplastes PCC 7420 DNA window ATTGCCACCTGATCCGGCTTGAGCGGACGGTAATTGTGCCGATGCCGTTGTACCACCTAGGTTAGCTTTCATCGAGGCTAATTCTGTATCAATGTTACTGCCACTTTCTAGGGCATTAAATTTCTTTTCCAATTCATCACCACTAGAGAGTTCCGCGATCGCCTCGGATCGGGCTTCGAGTTCGTGTACTCTGTCTTCCATGCGCTCAAAGGCACTCAGGGTACCGCCTGTGTTGAGATTTCCTAACATCTCGTTAATCTTCTCTGAGGCTTGAGCTGAACGCGCTCTGGCAATATAAAGGTCTTTTTTCGTTTTTGCCTCCGAGATTTTACTCTCTAGAGTCTTCATATCTTTTTTAAGTTTAGTAACAATCTCACGTTGCTGCCCCAGTTGTCCCTGGAGAGCTTGAGCCGTTTGCTGATGAGTTTGTCGTCGAGTTAGGGCTTCTCGTGCCAAATTCTCTTCCCCTTTTTGCAGTGCCAGTTGAGCGCGGTTGTACCATTCTTGTGCCGTCGATTCAGCTTGGGAGGCTTGGCGTTCTGTACGTTTTTGGGACGCGATCGCTTGAGCGACAGCCTGCCGCATTTGGATTAAATCGTGCTGCATATCGTCCACAGCTTGTTCCAGAATTCTTTCTGGATCTTCGGTTTGTCCAATCAGGCTATTCAGGTTGGCGCGAATCACTCGCCCGATGCGCTCAATCAATCCCATAGCAGCTCTCCATTGTGGTTAGGGGTGGGGAAAACTTTATCACTATGGTATCTCAGGCTTGTTGGTCTTATGTATTAAGTCATTGCCCGTTTCCCGTTCCCGGTTCAGAGTTCCCCAATTAATCAGGTTTATAAATCGATGCAGAAAGTCCTTGTTGTTTAAGCCTCTCGACCAGGGTTTTGGCTTCTGACTCTAGTTTAAAGGCACCCATAGCAATTCTTGTCCCTGCGGGTACGTTCACCACGTAGGCGTCAGGGACAATAGTTTGGGCTGTCTCCAACACACTACTATCGCTGGAGTTAATCAGCACATAATAGAACTCATCACTCAGATTCGAGGTGACGTTGTTTGGCTTCGGTGCAGCAGAGGTGGATGTATTCGCTTTTTCTGAGGAGTTGTTAGTCGATGATTCAGGTTGAGCGGGTGAGGAATTTGGTGTCACCGATGGTGTCGCCGTTGGAGGTGGTGGGGTAGGAGGAGTTAAAAGGGCTGATGGTAAATTTGAGGCTGGATTCGGTAACTGGGGTAAAGGTAGGACTGAAGCCGTGGGTGGAGCCGCTGCTGGAGGCTGTGAATTGGGGATGGGAGCGATGGGTGAAGCACTTGGACTAGAAGTTGGATTGGCTTTCAGATTAGGGAGTGTATTGATATTCACGTCTGGGAATTCATCATCACTGGCAAGATTAGGTTTATTTACGCCGAGTAATCCATTTTCCCGATTAGCGGTTGTCGCTGTTGAATTCTCAGCCGTCGTGGGTGTCTCAGTTTCTAAGAAGTCAAGCCCTAGGCTAGTCCGAAAAATATAGGTCAATGTCGCACTCGAAACCAGCAACAGCAAAATCGAACCGACACCGAGGGGAGTGAGGATTCTATTCGTTATGGGTTTTTGGGATTCCTTTGGGGTTTCCTGTTCGGCTAACGTTTGCCGTAATTTTTCTGAGGATTCTAAATAGTCTTCTGGCTGAGACTGATCCGTTGTCGGGACAACTAATTTACCGTCCCCTTCTAGGGATTCCTCTAGGGTTGGGAAGTCAGTAACGCTTTGCTCCTGAGTCTTCACCAAGGGGGCTTCCTGGCTAGGTAGGGGAGGAAACAGGGGTGGAGTGGGTTCAGTCTCTGGGGATTCTCTCTTTTCTGGTGTGGGAGAACCACTCACTTGAGCGGATTGCCGATCAATGTCTCCGGGAGAACTCGTAGAATCGGCGGCTGGGGCGATAGAAATAGGAGACGTTGTTGTCGGCTCAAGCTGATTGACTGCCGATTTC harbors:
- a CDS encoding PspA/IM30 family protein, which codes for MGLIERIGRVIRANLNSLIGQTEDPERILEQAVDDMQHDLIQMRQAVAQAIASQKRTERQASQAESTAQEWYNRAQLALQKGEENLAREALTRRQTHQQTAQALQGQLGQQREIVTKLKKDMKTLESKISEAKTKKDLYIARARSAQASEKINEMLGNLNTGGTLSAFERMEDRVHELEARSEAIAELSSGDELEKKFNALESGSNIDTELASMKANLGGTTASAQLPSAQAGSGGNAEIEAELEKLRSDLDKS